In one Methanobrevibacter arboriphilus genomic region, the following are encoded:
- a CDS encoding MraY family glycosyltransferase: MPRLINKLEKANIIGKDIHKTAKPIVAEMGGIGILFGFIIGIFAGIYLHPILTFQLTVVLVVILLVGIIGMVDDLLTLSSKEKFILLFLAGIPLIWIAPPNVGLLYIILIPIAVSIVANLTNMLAGLNGIESGLGVIAMTSLTISCIILGKYDVAIISMSMLGSLIAFLLYNKYPSRVFPGDTGTLIIGAAIAAIAFIGRMKLIAFIVLFPNILDAAMKFYSAGVMERQQHKPTEVNNDGKLIIPDQGFKSLIRLVLRKPISEKEAVRIIWGIGIVFGILGIIVAIILPDIIGNTTLAQFIKYKDILYYLFN; encoded by the coding sequence ATGCCTAGACTAATAAACAAGCTTGAAAAAGCAAATATCATAGGGAAAGATATTCATAAAACTGCTAAGCCAATAGTGGCTGAAATGGGCGGAATAGGGATCTTATTTGGATTTATAATAGGTATATTTGCTGGAATATATTTACATCCAATTTTAACTTTTCAACTGACAGTTGTTTTAGTAGTTATACTCCTTGTTGGGATTATAGGTATGGTAGATGATTTATTAACATTATCCTCAAAAGAAAAATTTATTTTACTATTTCTCGCAGGTATTCCTTTGATATGGATCGCGCCCCCAAATGTTGGATTGTTATACATAATTTTAATCCCTATAGCTGTTTCAATAGTAGCTAATCTTACAAATATGTTAGCAGGTTTAAATGGAATCGAATCAGGTCTTGGAGTAATAGCTATGACCTCATTGACCATATCTTGTATAATATTAGGTAAATATGATGTAGCTATTATAAGTATGAGTATGTTAGGATCATTAATTGCATTTTTACTATATAATAAATATCCTTCAAGAGTATTTCCAGGAGATACTGGAACTTTGATTATTGGAGCAGCAATAGCTGCAATAGCTTTTATTGGTAGGATGAAATTGATCGCATTTATTGTTCTTTTCCCAAATATACTTGATGCAGCTATGAAATTTTATAGTGCAGGAGTTATGGAAAGACAACAACACAAACCAACAGAAGTTAATAATGATGGTAAGCTGATAATTCCTGATCAAGGTTTTAAATCATTAATTAGATTAGTTCTTAGAAAACCGATTAGTGAAAAAGAAGCTGTGAGAATAATTTGGGGAATTGGAATTGTATTTGGAATACTTGGAATTATAGTGGCAATAATACTTCCCGATATAATTGGAAACACTACTTTAGCTCAATTCATTAAATATAAAGATATTTTATATTATTTATTTAATTAG
- a CDS encoding methyl-coenzyme M reductase family protein, producing MYELLLFTGGIYKFNEFKEFIDDLGGLIIEMESFKVSRGMYFLSEEVKVLILVPIGEKKEITHFAKKIKGSIEPVLMEEKECEKVILIFEIYKKLKINELTSIEIIIDHLINNTNFIEIKNLKNELPYEKYEKNKIERSITNFQIKKENYKKEEFLEKIIDLLIIMEKMKIIETVEKKESAYFKIRIHE from the coding sequence ATGTATGAATTATTATTATTTACTGGTGGAATTTATAAATTCAATGAATTTAAAGAATTTATAGATGATTTAGGTGGATTGATAATTGAAATGGAAAGTTTCAAAGTTAGTAGAGGAATGTATTTTTTAAGTGAAGAAGTAAAAGTCCTAATACTTGTTCCAATCGGAGAAAAAAAAGAAATAACCCATTTTGCTAAAAAGATTAAAGGATCTATTGAACCAGTGCTGATGGAAGAAAAAGAATGTGAAAAAGTAATATTAATATTTGAAATCTATAAAAAACTAAAAATTAATGAGTTAACAAGTATTGAAATTATAATAGATCACTTAATAAATAATACTAACTTTATTGAAATAAAAAACCTAAAAAACGAATTACCATATGAGAAATATGAAAAAAATAAAATAGAAAGATCTATAACAAATTTCCAAATAAAAAAAGAAAATTATAAAAAAGAAGAATTTTTAGAAAAAATTATCGATTTACTTATTATTATGGAAAAAATGAAGATAATAGAAACAGTAGAAAAAAAAGAATCAGCTTATTTTAAGATAAGAATTCATGAATAA
- the metG gene encoding methionine--tRNA ligase — protein sequence MSKIFISCALPYANGPCHLGHLRSTYIPADIYARYNRMIDNEVLLVGATDEHGTPIAVKADKEGKKPIEIATRYHKMIVNDLKSCDISFDSFTRTTDEIHYKIAQNFFLDLYGKDLIYEKEIKQLYCEKCEKFLPDRYVEGICKYCKSEGARGDHCESCGRHLDVVDLIDPKCLTCNHTPIIKESNHYFFRLSSFQKSIEEYIDSNKEMPANVKNYAKNWLKEGLNDWILSRDMDWGIPIPLEGVKGKIIYVWGEAFLGYISSAVQWSAKTGKDWQEYWNDTAIHFIGKDIIYHHALFWTSLLEGYGCRLPTNIIAGEYLSLEGKKMSTSQNWVIWVEDFVKKYDSDLLRYYLTINAPLSKDTDFSWDDFGRRINDELADVLGNFLHRTFTFTKKFFANKIPEYKNPNDDDRTFEVAIEEIPNTVGKLIEEFKFREGLVEIIKIAKKGNKYFNDQEPWKAVKEDNQRAANCLYLCNQLAKALAILLKPYIPNKAEEIANILNIPIDTKWNDSKILLEVNHEINKSKPLFKKIDEDIIEKEKESLYKNLESEEKNLGNKEEKGGEEMSEQITIDDFGKMDMRIGEILEAEKIEGSNKLLKLQVNIKEKQIQVVAGIGTKYSPEELINKKVVVLVNLPPAKLFGVKSEGMILASDSSTLLACEDGEIGESIR from the coding sequence ATGTCTAAGATTTTTATTTCATGCGCATTACCTTATGCAAATGGACCCTGTCACTTAGGGCACTTAAGATCAACATACATTCCTGCAGATATTTATGCTCGTTATAATAGAATGATTGATAATGAAGTACTACTAGTTGGTGCAACTGATGAACATGGAACACCAATTGCAGTTAAAGCAGATAAAGAAGGTAAAAAACCTATTGAAATAGCTACAAGATATCATAAAATGATTGTAAATGACTTAAAATCATGTGACATATCATTCGATAGCTTTACACGTACCACTGATGAAATTCATTATAAAATAGCTCAAAATTTCTTTTTAGATTTATATGGAAAAGATTTAATCTATGAAAAGGAAATAAAACAATTATATTGTGAAAAATGTGAAAAATTCTTACCTGACAGATATGTAGAAGGAATCTGTAAATATTGTAAATCTGAAGGAGCAAGAGGAGATCACTGTGAAAGTTGTGGAAGGCATTTAGATGTGGTGGATTTAATAGATCCGAAATGCTTAACTTGTAATCATACTCCAATAATAAAAGAATCTAATCATTATTTTTTCAGACTTAGTAGCTTCCAAAAGAGTATTGAAGAATATATAGATTCAAATAAAGAAATGCCTGCAAATGTTAAAAATTATGCTAAAAATTGGTTAAAAGAAGGTTTAAACGACTGGATATTAAGCAGAGACATGGATTGGGGTATTCCAATTCCTCTTGAAGGAGTAAAAGGAAAAATAATATATGTTTGGGGAGAAGCATTTCTTGGATACATATCCTCTGCTGTTCAATGGTCAGCTAAAACTGGAAAAGATTGGCAAGAGTATTGGAATGATACTGCAATCCATTTTATTGGAAAAGACATAATCTATCATCATGCACTATTTTGGACATCCCTTCTTGAAGGATATGGATGTAGACTGCCAACCAATATCATTGCAGGAGAATATCTCTCACTCGAGGGGAAAAAAATGTCTACAAGCCAAAATTGGGTTATTTGGGTAGAAGATTTTGTTAAAAAATATGATAGTGATTTATTAAGATATTACCTTACAATAAATGCTCCTTTAAGTAAAGATACTGATTTTTCATGGGACGATTTTGGAAGAAGGATTAACGACGAATTAGCTGATGTACTTGGAAATTTCCTACATAGAACATTTACTTTCACAAAAAAATTCTTTGCTAATAAAATTCCAGAATATAAAAATCCAAATGATGATGATAGAACTTTTGAAGTAGCTATTGAAGAGATTCCAAATACCGTTGGAAAATTAATTGAAGAATTTAAATTTAGAGAAGGTTTAGTTGAGATAATAAAAATAGCTAAAAAAGGAAATAAATACTTTAATGATCAGGAACCTTGGAAAGCTGTTAAAGAAGATAATCAAAGAGCAGCTAACTGTTTATATTTATGCAATCAATTGGCTAAGGCATTAGCTATATTATTAAAACCTTATATCCCAAATAAAGCCGAAGAAATTGCTAATATATTAAATATACCTATAGATACAAAATGGAATGACTCAAAAATTCTTCTTGAAGTTAATCATGAGATAAATAAATCAAAACCATTATTTAAAAAAATAGATGAAGATATTATAGAAAAAGAAAAAGAAAGCTTGTATAAAAATTTAGAAAGTGAAGAAAAAAATCTAGGAAACAAAGAAGAAAAAGGGGGCGAAGAAATGAGTGAACAAATTACTATTGATGATTTCGGGAAAATGGATATGAGAATAGGTGAAATATTAGAAGCTGAAAAAATAGAAGGTTCTAATAAATTATTAAAGTTACAAGTAAATATAAAAGAAAAGCAAATTCAAGTTGTAGCTGGAATTGGAACTAAATATTCACCTGAAGAATTAATAAATAAAAAAGTAGTAGTTTTAGTTAATTTACCTCCTGCAAAATTATTCGGAGTAAAATCTGAAGGTATGATACTGGCAAGTGATAGTTCTACTTTATTAGCTTGTGAAGACGGTGAAATAGGAGAAAGCATAAGATAA
- the priS gene encoding DNA primase catalytic subunit PriS, with amino-acid sequence MFKTATLEERRRYYREEWSEKDLPKFITDELRMREFGFDHLGHGPNDRYKVFRGKDSLRRFLRYKTPFAAYISVAFYNNPRRRGDWIKSEYVFDVDAKDLPIRSCDCDGVCEICLSEALEIVNNLIDTLESDLGIKNIHLIYSGRGYHIRILDDDIMDSDSELRSEILKYVAGAEVPKLKYGNISEGSGSSYNFEHFSIPIAYPKVFTKRLKYNIQHLKGTEEIDDINKKLLKDIIKNRDLLEDNQWGIFRSKIGPRRYKNMVTGMARVNLATIDAKVSIDLKRILRLPTSLHSKVSMKCVEVKDREWFDPFKSAVPKFVEERE; translated from the coding sequence ATTTTTAAAACAGCTACCTTAGAAGAGCGGAGAAGATATTATAGGGAGGAATGGTCTGAAAAGGATTTGCCTAAATTCATTACAGATGAACTTAGGATGAGGGAATTTGGGTTTGATCATTTAGGACATGGCCCTAATGATAGATATAAAGTTTTTAGAGGTAAAGATTCTCTTAGAAGATTTCTTAGATATAAAACTCCTTTTGCAGCTTATATATCTGTAGCTTTTTATAATAATCCTCGAAGAAGGGGAGATTGGATTAAATCAGAATATGTTTTTGATGTTGATGCAAAAGATCTTCCTATAAGATCCTGTGATTGTGATGGTGTTTGTGAAATCTGCCTTTCTGAAGCTCTTGAAATAGTAAATAACTTGATAGATACTCTTGAAAGTGATCTTGGAATAAAAAACATCCATCTTATATATTCTGGTCGAGGATACCATATAAGAATATTGGATGATGATATAATGGATTCAGATAGTGAACTTAGGTCTGAAATTCTAAAATATGTAGCTGGAGCAGAAGTTCCAAAATTAAAGTATGGTAATATATCTGAAGGTAGTGGGAGTAGCTATAATTTTGAACATTTTTCTATTCCAATAGCTTATCCAAAGGTTTTTACAAAAAGACTAAAATATAATATCCAACATTTAAAGGGAACTGAAGAAATTGATGATATAAACAAGAAACTATTAAAGGATATTATTAAAAATAGGGATCTTTTGGAGGATAATCAGTGGGGTATTTTCAGGAGTAAAATCGGTCCAAGAAGATATAAAAATATGGTTACTGGAATGGCAAGGGTTAATTTAGCTACTATTGATGCAAAGGTTTCAATAGATCTTAAAAGAATTTTAAGATTGCCTACTTCTCTTCATTCAAAGGTTAGTATGAAATGTGTTGAAGTAAAAGATCGTGAATGGTTTGATCCATTTAAAAGTGCTGTTCCTAAGTTTGTAGAAGAAAGAGAGTAA
- a CDS encoding DUF169 domain-containing protein, with product MSEVNEIGKKFKTLLKLDKSPLAIYESENLPENAVPICSVDRCVAKAIFLTSANDNINSLYINNKSLKGCCPGSITYLGFGKPAKFIKYFVSTGKENFRGGDAEYLKASPDDVEKFLESIGEIKQIEKNLIIQRCEDVKYDIDDINLKSILIFGDAEQIRNLSNLIYFKNENTFGGISMPFGPSCASFITYPTGIAEKTPENTSFLGPVDPTGNNWFPSDYLSMGIPINIAIELYNDIDDSFISKRPKVAFPQK from the coding sequence ATGAGTGAAGTTAATGAAATTGGTAAGAAATTTAAAACACTTTTAAAATTAGATAAATCTCCTTTAGCTATATATGAATCAGAAAATCTTCCTGAAAATGCAGTACCTATATGTTCAGTGGATCGTTGTGTTGCAAAAGCGATTTTTCTAACTTCTGCTAATGATAATATAAATTCTTTATATATAAATAATAAATCACTTAAAGGATGTTGTCCAGGATCAATCACATATCTTGGGTTTGGAAAACCAGCTAAATTTATTAAATATTTTGTTTCTACTGGTAAAGAAAATTTTAGAGGCGGAGATGCTGAATATCTTAAAGCAAGCCCAGATGATGTTGAAAAATTTTTGGAATCTATTGGAGAAATAAAACAAATTGAAAAAAATCTTATAATTCAAAGATGTGAAGATGTGAAATATGATATTGATGATATAAACCTTAAATCAATTCTTATTTTTGGCGATGCTGAGCAAATACGAAATTTAAGCAACTTAATATATTTCAAAAATGAGAATACTTTTGGTGGAATTAGTATGCCTTTTGGACCATCATGTGCTAGTTTTATTACATATCCTACAGGAATAGCTGAAAAAACACCTGAAAATACTTCTTTTTTAGGACCTGTTGATCCAACTGGAAATAATTGGTTTCCATCAGACTATTTATCTATGGGAATACCCATAAATATTGCAATAGAATTATATAATGATATTGATGATTCATTTATTTCTAAACGACCGAAAGTTGCATTTCCACAAAAATGA
- a CDS encoding CARDB domain-containing protein, whose translation MKNAGKLLIICFFVLVAFFSLNAASAATYTLHDENDIYYYSNNAENYEVEFDSNSGSIWTEDYKQVSSIKISDNKGKSKTLKDKIDFKNYKSKNGYSMYKTFYASNLGLSEIKKVTVNFLKQPDLKITKVKRENNNYYITIKNTGDATAKGNYLGTYSKGKYIKKNYVPALKPGKYKTVKVSISSYYKKYNKIFNVDYKNKINELKKSNNKKTVKGIKIVKKTTPKKNSGGQVIITRTGAKYHAYKHGNMKYISYVSLSYARQYYGPCKICY comes from the coding sequence ATGAAAAATGCAGGTAAATTGTTAATAATATGCTTTTTTGTGTTAGTAGCTTTTTTTAGTCTAAATGCTGCTTCAGCTGCTACATATACATTGCATGATGAAAATGATATCTATTATTACTCTAATAATGCTGAAAATTATGAAGTTGAGTTTGATTCTAATTCTGGAAGTATCTGGACAGAAGATTACAAACAAGTTTCATCTATTAAAATTAGTGATAATAAAGGTAAATCAAAAACTTTAAAAGATAAAATTGATTTTAAAAATTACAAGAGTAAAAATGGTTATTCAATGTATAAGACTTTTTATGCTTCAAATTTAGGTTTATCAGAAATTAAAAAAGTCACAGTAAATTTTTTAAAACAACCAGATCTCAAAATAACTAAAGTTAAACGGGAAAATAATAATTACTATATAACTATTAAAAATACTGGAGATGCAACAGCTAAAGGTAATTATTTAGGCACATATTCAAAAGGAAAATACATTAAAAAAAACTATGTTCCTGCATTAAAACCTGGGAAATATAAAACTGTTAAAGTATCTATCAGTTCATACTATAAAAAATACAATAAGATTTTCAATGTTGATTATAAAAATAAAATCAATGAACTAAAAAAATCTAATAACAAAAAAACAGTAAAAGGAATTAAGATAGTCAAAAAAACAACACCAAAAAAGAATAGTGGAGGACAAGTAATAATAACAAGGACTGGAGCAAAATATCATGCATATAAACATGGAAATATGAAATATATAAGTTATGTATCATTATCTTATGCTAGACAATATTATGGTCCATGTAAAATATGTTACTAA
- a CDS encoding DUF530 domain-containing protein, with amino-acid sequence MDESILISKTEKYLNEIQNEKISLEKISKLESFKSVYCKLTKRLSNLQEMREDMDLKGYTAPYRSLNKYGSTNSGDIAFEEMSEVNRHGQYFRMKATAKKNILDRVKSAIDAHKIAIGHLEEFGIFKCESCSKSYKPSAFIELSKKESANNKNIENKENISKLEEKKEEKEECSCGCTDFKFEINKTGVYRLEIIPYLPLSGNYMVLMSEMTSWGRESFKKVLSILKQERKGVVKTVSAVIKFKENDRWIRKRVSLDSEYVDSYEEEIRKEYGKNVRIEFLQFHRTKPTIINDKHARTALAIGYAKYAENIVQNNKESILKDKISNIYKLAKYDEIVRDVKLQRPKFVVGEDSLEEWRRFETENRLKTVGLMSKRENLDPQLKQDINKRKNVEKRVFSEVASTLILWDIFKYYLTTSQDRRKRYGGPFPYLRSDIDRKQRRIFENMNKEVVNILKNNENEKIIELNNMDLLLNKKFNLEKKIKGSNIKINYVSLGAAIISSNCNIPVSLSSKTFDVTEKSVENEIKNINTFKRPKSDKTKKFLEMIKK; translated from the coding sequence ATGGATGAATCAATTCTTATAAGTAAAACTGAAAAATATTTAAATGAAATTCAAAATGAAAAAATAAGTTTGGAAAAAATTTCCAAATTAGAATCATTTAAATCAGTTTACTGTAAACTTACAAAAAGATTGAGCAATTTGCAAGAAATGAGAGAAGATATGGACTTAAAAGGTTATACTGCCCCATATCGATCTTTGAATAAATATGGATCAACTAACTCAGGAGATATTGCCTTTGAAGAAATGAGTGAAGTAAATAGGCATGGCCAATACTTTAGAATGAAGGCAACAGCTAAAAAAAACATATTAGATCGAGTGAAATCTGCAATTGATGCTCATAAAATAGCTATCGGTCATCTAGAAGAATTCGGAATCTTCAAATGTGAATCTTGTTCTAAATCATATAAACCCTCAGCATTCATAGAGCTATCTAAAAAAGAATCAGCAAACAATAAAAATATTGAAAATAAGGAAAATATATCAAAATTAGAAGAAAAAAAAGAAGAAAAAGAAGAATGTTCCTGTGGTTGTACTGATTTTAAATTTGAAATTAATAAAACAGGCGTTTATAGATTAGAAATTATTCCTTATCTACCATTATCTGGAAATTATATGGTTTTAATGTCTGAAATGACAAGTTGGGGGAGAGAATCCTTTAAAAAAGTTTTAAGTATATTGAAACAAGAAAGAAAAGGTGTAGTGAAAACCGTTTCAGCAGTCATAAAATTTAAAGAAAATGACAGATGGATAAGAAAAAGAGTTTCATTAGATTCTGAATATGTCGATAGCTATGAAGAAGAAATAAGAAAAGAATATGGTAAAAATGTAAGAATTGAGTTTCTGCAATTCCACAGAACCAAACCAACCATAATCAATGATAAACATGCTAGAACTGCATTAGCTATTGGATATGCTAAATATGCAGAAAACATTGTTCAAAACAATAAAGAATCCATATTAAAAGACAAAATTAGTAATATTTACAAATTAGCTAAATACGATGAAATTGTGAGAGATGTAAAACTACAAAGACCTAAATTCGTTGTTGGAGAAGATTCATTAGAAGAATGGAGAAGATTTGAAACTGAGAATAGATTAAAAACTGTTGGATTAATGAGTAAAAGAGAAAATCTAGATCCTCAATTAAAACAAGATATTAATAAAAGAAAAAATGTTGAAAAAAGAGTATTTTCAGAAGTAGCTTCAACATTAATACTATGGGATATTTTTAAATATTACTTAACAACTTCACAAGACAGACGAAAAAGATATGGAGGTCCTTTTCCATATCTACGTAGTGATATTGATAGAAAACAAAGAAGAATCTTTGAAAATATGAACAAAGAAGTTGTTAACATCTTAAAAAATAATGAAAATGAAAAAATAATTGAATTAAATAATATGGATTTATTACTGAATAAAAAATTTAATTTAGAAAAGAAAATAAAAGGATCCAATATAAAAATTAATTATGTTTCACTTGGAGCAGCTATTATAAGCTCAAATTGTAATATTCCAGTTTCTTTATCTTCAAAAACATTTGATGTTACTGAAAAAAGTGTTGAAAATGAAATAAAAAATATTAATACTTTTAAAAGGCCAAAAAGCGATAAAACTAAAAAATTCTTAGAAATGATAAAGAAATAA
- a CDS encoding nitroreductase family protein codes for MNTFEVINKRRSVRSFSDEKIDENDLEKIIETGKIAPVAGKFQITVVQNKEILNKLNDAVKKTLKASGDEARIAQAENPDYNALYGANTFVLFSAPDENPFGALDISLSAENIILASTELGLGTCYMLTPVFPLQSPENEELLKEFELPEGYKPIGAVVIGKVSSGIQYPERNDLDNVNYVK; via the coding sequence ATGAATACATTTGAAGTTATAAATAAAAGAAGAAGTGTAAGAAGTTTTTCAGATGAAAAAATTGATGAGAATGATCTTGAAAAGATTATCGAAACTGGTAAAATTGCTCCAGTAGCTGGAAAATTTCAAATTACTGTAGTTCAAAATAAAGAAATTTTAAATAAATTAAATGATGCAGTTAAAAAAACTTTAAAAGCCTCTGGAGATGAAGCTAGAATAGCTCAAGCTGAAAATCCTGATTATAATGCATTGTATGGAGCTAATACTTTTGTTTTATTTTCAGCACCTGATGAAAATCCTTTTGGAGCATTGGATATTTCACTTTCAGCTGAAAATATCATATTGGCAAGTACAGAATTGGGATTAGGAACTTGTTATATGTTAACACCAGTATTTCCATTACAATCTCCAGAAAATGAAGAATTACTTAAAGAATTTGAATTACCAGAAGGATATAAACCAATTGGAGCTGTTGTCATTGGTAAAGTATCTTCAGGTATTCAATATCCAGAAAGGAATGATTTGGATAATGTAAATTATGTGAAATAA
- a CDS encoding DUF3021 domain-containing protein, whose product MKEYIKLTVQGMAIGSLILIILSIFGIYFGGKEFQELLINNFITYSIAAMVIGIGFSLPSIVYENNELSLLKQFLIQMSIGMSILIITSLFVGWIPINYGLGIIIWILIALTFTILIWAGFYLYNKKEASNINKQIKKIQNKN is encoded by the coding sequence ATGAAAGAATATATTAAACTAACTGTCCAGGGAATGGCAATAGGGTCATTAATATTAATAATTTTAAGTATATTTGGGATTTATTTTGGAGGAAAAGAGTTTCAAGAATTATTAATAAATAACTTCATAACCTATTCAATCGCAGCTATGGTTATAGGCATTGGATTTTCTTTACCTTCAATAGTTTATGAAAACAATGAATTATCTTTGTTAAAACAATTTTTAATACAAATGTCTATTGGAATGAGTATTTTAATAATCACATCTTTATTTGTAGGATGGATTCCAATAAATTATGGATTAGGAATTATTATATGGATATTAATCGCTCTCACATTTACTATTCTAATATGGGCAGGCTTCTATTTATATAATAAAAAAGAAGCATCAAACATAAATAAACAGATCAAAAAAATCCAAAACAAGAATTGA
- the priL gene encoding DNA primase large subunit PriL yields MVLLSFINPLSEEGQEIVKEKGNLENVFSSNDELIYIATHDKRQNIDDDSLIPESYGDLAIKRIQWYIERKNNKNFNNDDYSYLFNEKITEADVISFHLISQAIATKLSPNSREARFFVESQGKIIEERIVKLPEQERKEIVNRILNQLIFQESINWKFLKELVASKKISLTDLVLDEGNIILDKEDFINRFGNKFKDRAPDRMYDIIIGDSIKELILTKMIMQNTENYLQKIREMSSKIEVHPAISELSEKIAQSISELTSKYSGFYGVGVSEGSMKIGKLIKEAFPPCIATTVEGVSSGGRNDAIVLLLTSFVSYARLYPAIFRNEGVDVKISDIDPNLTITLNEILPLIYEAADNCSPPLFDDQPQEKINITSKLGFGMYENPELDHEGETTWYTPMSCEKIKMHLPQLCRPDKLCAKIGNPLSYYSRAKWLMEKEGKSANNGNSNNNGNSNND; encoded by the coding sequence ATGGTTTTATTGTCATTTATAAATCCTCTTTCAGAAGAAGGTCAAGAGATAGTAAAGGAAAAAGGAAATCTTGAAAACGTATTCTCTTCTAATGATGAATTAATTTATATTGCTACTCATGACAAACGTCAAAATATCGATGATGATTCACTCATACCTGAAAGCTATGGAGATTTAGCTATTAAGCGTATCCAATGGTATATTGAAAGAAAAAACAATAAAAATTTTAATAATGATGATTACAGCTATTTATTCAATGAAAAAATTACTGAAGCTGATGTTATTTCTTTTCATTTAATTTCTCAAGCAATAGCTACTAAACTCAGCCCAAATTCTCGTGAAGCAAGATTTTTTGTAGAATCTCAAGGAAAAATCATTGAAGAAAGAATAGTTAAATTACCAGAACAGGAAAGAAAAGAAATTGTAAACAGAATCTTGAATCAATTAATCTTTCAAGAAAGCATTAACTGGAAATTCTTAAAAGAATTAGTAGCTAGTAAAAAGATTTCTCTAACTGATCTTGTTTTAGATGAAGGAAATATAATTTTAGATAAAGAAGACTTTATTAATCGTTTTGGAAATAAATTTAAAGATAGAGCTCCTGATAGAATGTATGATATTATAATTGGGGATAGTATTAAAGAGTTAATTTTAACTAAAATGATTATGCAGAATACTGAAAATTATCTTCAAAAAATAAGAGAGATGTCATCTAAAATAGAGGTTCATCCAGCTATATCCGAGCTTTCAGAAAAGATTGCACAATCTATTTCTGAGCTTACAAGTAAATATAGTGGATTCTATGGAGTTGGTGTGTCTGAAGGGTCCATGAAAATTGGAAAGTTAATAAAAGAAGCTTTTCCTCCATGTATAGCAACTACAGTTGAAGGTGTATCATCAGGGGGTAGAAATGATGCAATTGTTTTACTTTTAACCTCGTTTGTTTCTTATGCCCGTCTTTATCCTGCTATTTTTAGAAATGAGGGTGTAGATGTTAAAATTTCTGATATTGATCCTAATCTTACTATTACTTTAAATGAAATTTTACCACTTATTTATGAAGCTGCTGACAATTGTTCTCCTCCACTCTTTGATGATCAGCCACAAGAGAAGATAAATATAACTTCAAAACTTGGTTTTGGAATGTATGAAAATCCTGAACTTGATCATGAAGGTGAAACAACATGGTATACTCCTATGAGTTGTGAAAAGATTAAAATGCATTTACCTCAATTGTGTAGACCTGATAAATTATGTGCAAAAATAGGAAATCCTCTTTCTTACTATTCAAGAGCTAAATGGTTGATGGAAAAAGAAGGAAAATCTGCTAATAATGGTAATAGTAATAATAATGGTAATAGTAATAATGATTAA
- a CDS encoding LytTR family DNA-binding domain-containing protein, which yields MKVEIKLSNEIKEPYAIIFTDKITDEIQKAIETLENQSSSLIILKNKHKIFIKSIEEIFMVQSANNQVIVYDKNEKYTSNKRLYELEKILGENFFRISKSTIINIKEIDNVIPLFKGIMHVKMKNGLESNISRKYLPTFKKHIGL from the coding sequence TTGAAAGTTGAAATAAAATTATCTAATGAAATAAAAGAGCCTTATGCAATAATTTTCACAGATAAAATAACTGATGAAATTCAAAAGGCTATTGAAACACTTGAAAATCAATCAAGCTCATTAATAATTCTAAAAAATAAGCATAAAATATTCATAAAATCTATTGAAGAAATATTCATGGTTCAATCAGCAAATAATCAAGTCATTGTTTATGATAAAAATGAAAAGTACACTTCAAATAAACGATTATATGAATTAGAAAAGATATTAGGTGAAAATTTTTTTCGAATCTCTAAATCAACGATAATTAACATAAAAGAAATTGATAATGTAATTCCATTATTTAAGGGAATTATGCATGTTAAAATGAAAAATGGATTAGAATCAAACATTTCAAGAAAATATTTACCTACATTTAAGAAACATATTGGTTTATAA